aactctatattcagtttatGCAAGGGcgcgtgctggcataaagccaacctCATCTCAACCAACACACTAACCGCCTTTAACAAAAACGTTTCAGGACAAGATGAAGGACTCCCGTGCATTCAGAGGACCTTCGACCAGAACTCCTTCGTCTGCGTGTGCAACGCCACCTACTGCGACACCCTGCCCCGCCCCTCGACGCCCATGAAAGGGCAGTTTGCCGTGTACACTTCCGACCTCAGCTCGAAGAGGTTCTTCAAGAGTGTCCACGATTTCGAACCTGGAAGTGGAGGTGAGTCGGCTTTTGATTCTCCTCGtcgatatttttattgatatataaatactgtataatatatatatctataaatacgtatatatatatgtataaatacacacacacacacacacacatatatatatgtatgtatatattactttcacaGAGGACCTTAGTGATACAAAAGTttcaaaagaggagattcttCATTCCCAAGCTTTCCAAGGCtagtctgcctccatcttcaaggaaccagatatttttttcctctgagaTGGAGGCAGATAAGCCTctgaaaacttgtaaataaagaatatatatatatatatatatatatatatatatatatatatatatatatatatacacatttatatatgtatataaatatatatttaccatactgatttttatgtatgaatgatTACGTACTTACAAGAAGCATCACATTTGTACCTctgtttttgaatatatatgtatatatcatcccTTACTGATTACATCTATATTATGACGCACACACAACAAACATCACGAATAACATCAGCTATCCTCATCAGGCTCCGAGGCTCCAGAAGTGGTGAACTTCAAACTGGGTTCAACATCATTCCAGGCGATGTTGGGATGGGGGGGAGCCTTCACAGATTCCGCATCTCTGAACATCCTCACTCTCTCGACTGAGGCTCAGGATATGCTGCTAAGGTGAGTTTGGGggtcatgtaataataataataataataataatattctttatatcagctcagggccatatacatgggatatacaaagtagagacaatacaatacaatacacaatctagatgcaggagaagaaattacaaaaattataactGGCAATATTCACAAGTTACTgaccagcgctgaatgacctcataggtccccgtgcttggcctagactctatatatatttcattccattccatccaacAAGTTCCTGAGTCAGTAATGAAACTAGTATTCATAATAGTGGTAACGACAGTAAtgatattgagaataatagtaacaataaaaaaaaaacaataaaagctcATAAGACCGTGAAAAGAAGGAgttagagaagctggacagcaagatcaaaGATATCagttctttcttcctcctcctcctcctcctcctccaaggtcGTACTTCTCCGAGTCCGGGATCGAGTACACCATCGGGCGCATCAATATGGGAGGCTGCGACTTCTCTTGGAGGGCTTACACTTGTGATGACTTCGAGGGCGACGTCTCACTCGAGAAGTTCGAGTTGCAGCCCGAGGACCTCGACTATAAGGTGAAGGtcttgctgctttttttttttttttgctttaggttTTAATGTTTGGTTTTATTGTTACCTACAGTATGAGGTATTTGGCGTCATTATTGCCCATTGTATTACATTATCACCTAGAGTATAAGGTTTGATCTTTATATGATCCCCATATTAAAGGAAGATCTTACTATGACCTTCATTATAAAGTGTTTGGTCTTGGTAGTATTACCCAATTATAATAAATGGTCTTAATGTGACCTCCATTATAAGGTGCATAGTCTTAATATGACCTCCATTATAAGGTGCTTAGTCTTAATATGACCTCCATTATAAGGTGCATAGTCTTAATATGGCCTCCTTTATAAGGTGCATAGTCTTTATGACCTCCATTATAAGGTGCATAGTCGTAATATTACCTCCATTATAAGGTGCATAGTCTTTATGACCTCCATTTTAAGGTGGATAGTCTTAATATGGCCAATTTGACCTCCATAATAAGGAGTTTGGTCTCACATTACCTCCATTTGGTCTTGGTAGTATTACCCAATTATAATGAATGGTCTTAATGTGACCTCCGCTGTAAGGTGCATAGTCTTAATATGACCTCCATTATAAGGTGCATAATCTTAATATGACCTCCATTATAAGGTGCATAGTCTTAATATGACCTCCTTTATAAGGTGCATAGTCTTTATGACCTCCATTATAAGGTGCATAGTCGTAATATGACCTCCATTATAAGGTGCATAGTCTTTATGAACTCCATTTTAAGGTGGATAGTCTTAATATGGCCAATTTGACCTCCATGATAAGGAGTTTGGTCTCACATTACCTCCATTACGAGGTAGTAGTCTTGACAAGAAACCAAAATTCAAATTaagtgtttttattactgttattaaatcTGAAATGTCGAGCACTTTTATCTCTTCCACTCTTATAAAATTTAAGTGAAACATCACTTACTTCTGTTccttattttgttgaaaatcctACACAATTTTTGTCTCACCGTTATTGTTCCAAGGTCTGCTTTTATCCAAAAAGCACTATTCAGTTCCCCTGTCATTATTTCAAGGACAATCCCCCTCGCAATAACGCTGAAGTCTTGTTGTCATTGCCGTTGTTATCCGCCATTCAGATCCCCGTCATCAAGAGGGCAGCCGCCATGTCTGAAAAAGGAATCAACATCTTCGCCTCTCCCTGGTCAGCCCCTCCGTGGATGAAGACCAACAACGACTACGTCGGGTACGGGCAGCTCCTGAAGGACATGTACCAGCCGTGGGCCAACTATTTCATCAAGTATGTGGGATTCGGTTGCCTTTTGTGATGCGAAGTATCGTCGTTGTACTCTTGTATTTAGTCTATCCgtcatgttttagttttctgtaaaagaaaactattgagatggctttgtctgtccgtgtgcactttctctgtccgccctcagatcttaaaaactactgaggctagagggctgcaaattggcatattgatcatccaccctccaatcatcaagcattccaaattgcggccctctagcctcagtagttttgattatatttaaggttaaagttacccataatcgtgcttctgacaacgatataggataggccaccaccgggccgtgataaagtttcatgggccgctgtttatacagcgttataccgagaccaccgaaagacagatctattttctatggccttgattatacgctgtacagagagctcgattgcgccgaaggaacttcggcgcattttttacttgtttatattacaaAAGGATATGTCATTGTTGCAgtctagttttttcttttcttcgcgTTCTTTTTTGaagtctttatttattataatttacttttgcTCTTGAGGTTATACTTACTTGTTGTATTCACAATAACCTCCTCGCGTTGTTGGTTGTCGCTAGTGCACgattttttacagtaaatttgaTTGCCGCCACCTAGATTTCATGTCGAAGGGTGAATGTATTTGTGAATGTCCTCTAATTCGTCCTAAAACATCCGTTTATACTTTTACCCTGCCTTTAAAATCTAAAAGTCACTATCGACTACAAATTACAGATAACGATCACTAAGAGATACGTTCATATCCATAGATTTCTCGACGGATACGCCGAAAACGGCGTCAAGATTTGGGGCGTGACGGCAGAAAACGAGCCGACGGCTGGATACGTTCCCGACTACCATTTCAACTGCATGGGTTTCACGGCTGAGGAGGAGAGGGTGTGGGTATCCGAGTACCTCGGGCCTACCCTGGAGGCTCATGGGTATGGAGATGTCGTACTCATGATCAATGATGACCAAAGACAGTTTCTGCCAGAGCGTGCAGAAACGGTACGTAGATAATTCACAGTAaaaggtgcactgtaagcattacttaaggttcttcggcccctagctgcaacctctttcgttgcttttactgtacatcctttcatattctctttcttccaacttacattccaccctctcctaacaattgattcatagtgcaacggcgtttcaaaccttcttactgtcaatttccatttcagcgctgaatgaccccatgggtcccagtgcttggcctttatcctaaattctgtattcaattcaggtTATTATGAAGTAAGAGGacgtaaaggaaaatacagaaagaagagacctcactgaataaaaagaaaaaataaattgataaatagataaaaatgtattaaaattcaaagagaatagcattatggtagtaatgcattgcatcttcgcttaaactctTAAATTTCCAACTGCACGACGTCCTCTGTAGGGATTCTGTTCCAcggcccaacggtgtgaggaataaaggacctcaggaactgagaagttctgtaaagtcaccacatcggcgtcagcggagtgcttcacaggcgtcattaattaagtctccgctaagcaagttttctttgtgCAGTGATGAATGAACATGTGGATTTCAAATtacatcttttctttctttgaatttataaatacagtCTTTGTACCTTGCAGGCTACTTCTGTACTAAGGCTCGTGAATAGCATTTTGTTTTTCCCGTCTTCATTTTTAGGTCCCaagcattattttttctatcattttagacattaaatgatattttatttttcgcagCTAAGTTTTCGCCTTTTTTGGCCCTTTCCCCCTATTTAAGCCCTCTGTGACATTTTCTTCGTAAATGATACATCCATTTTACCCCAATTACTGTTTTCTGATTTTCACGGTCCTAAAATGG
This Macrobrachium rosenbergii isolate ZJJX-2024 chromosome 42, ASM4041242v1, whole genome shotgun sequence DNA region includes the following protein-coding sequences:
- the LOC136828129 gene encoding lysosomal acid glucosylceramidase-like; this translates as MWLPISFFVVILPSITHGQDEGLPCIQRTFDQNSFVCVCNATYCDTLPRPSTPMKGQFAVYTSDLSSKRFFKSVHDFEPGSGGSEAPEVVNFKLGSTSFQAMLGWGGAFTDSASLNILTLSTEAQDMLLRSYFSESGIEYTIGRINMGGCDFSWRAYTCDDFEGDVSLEKFELQPEDLDYKIPVIKRAAAMSEKGINIFASPWSAPPWMKTNNDYVGYGQLLKDMYQPWANYFIKFLDGYAENGVKIWGVTAENEPTAGYVPDYHFNCMGFTAEEERVWVSEYLGPTLEAHGYGDVVLMINDDQRQFLPERAETVLNGTEALKYVDGIAVHWYSDGSVSPEKLTSTHEKFPDYFILGTEACQGFAGPFAENPVRLGFWDRLETYAHDILEDVNHWVAGWTEWNLAVNMEGGPNWANMSADGPIIVNPEKDEFYKNPMFYGLGHFSKFVKQGAVRLELTSDDPHSLESAAFRNEDGTRVVIILNRSETELDVRVQVEDQGTMVITVGPRSLQTALFA